In Bacteroidota bacterium, a genomic segment contains:
- a CDS encoding T9SS type A sorting domain-containing protein has protein sequence MKKIILSLSFLTIALTIFSQSFVLTDTSGNKITNSSIIVQDSDDNSILAVHVHVTNVTGSDVSIKVKKYALDVLEGSSDIFCWFECYGPMVTDSPDPIQAAPGETLTDFIGDYYFNDNLGTSKIGYTFYNQDDATDSVMVIVYYKVMPTPISTIAIDPIDTCFQFQQNPDTVNYGRITQAILVDVNEVEITWELYSPLSTYQLTRTYNYVDTGAVLVRLTLNCSSSKGEVILGDVIMSEYVDTSSININEADIFSYKCNVFPNPAEGNINFDYQLENNLQHSLIIYNTLGSRMKKIELNKFANNLNLNISDWKSGMYFYSIFKQDESKFNGRFIVK, from the coding sequence ATGAAAAAAATTATTCTTAGCCTTTCTTTTCTGACAATAGCACTTACAATCTTTTCTCAAAGCTTTGTCTTGACAGATACTTCAGGAAATAAAATTACAAATTCGAGTATTATTGTCCAAGACTCTGATGACAATAGTATTTTAGCTGTACATGTTCACGTAACCAATGTTACCGGTTCTGATGTTAGTATTAAAGTGAAAAAATATGCACTTGATGTGTTAGAAGGAAGTTCAGATATCTTTTGTTGGTTTGAATGTTACGGACCTATGGTTACAGATTCACCTGATCCAATACAAGCTGCACCTGGTGAAACTTTAACAGATTTTATCGGCGATTATTATTTTAATGACAATTTAGGAACAAGTAAAATAGGCTATACTTTTTACAATCAAGACGACGCAACTGATAGTGTCATGGTAATAGTTTATTACAAAGTTATGCCTACACCAATTTCTACAATCGCAATTGATCCGATAGATACATGTTTTCAGTTTCAGCAAAATCCTGATACTGTAAATTATGGTCGAATTACTCAAGCTATTCTTGTTGATGTTAACGAAGTTGAGATTACATGGGAATTATATTCTCCTCTTAGCACTTATCAGTTAACAAGAACTTATAATTATGTTGACACTGGAGCAGTTCTTGTTAGATTAACTTTAAATTGTAGTTCATCGAAGGGCGAAGTAATTTTAGGAGATGTCATAATGAGCGAATATGTTGATACATCGAGCATTAATATAAATGAAGCAGATATTTTTTCATACAAATGCAATGTTTTCCCAAATCCTGCCGAGGGAAATATTAACTTCGACTATCAATTAGAAAATAATTTGCAGCATTCCTTAATTATTTATAATACCTTAGGAAGCAGAATGAAGAAAATTGAATTGAACAAATTTGCAAATAATCTGAATTTGAATATTTCTGATTGGAAATCAGGAATGTATTTTTATTCAATATTCAAACAAGACGAATCGAAATTCAATGGCAGATTTATTGTAAAATAG